The proteins below come from a single Oscillospiraceae bacterium genomic window:
- a CDS encoding polysaccharide biosynthesis protein, producing MSLKITKIPLILKKIAFLTADALSVVISIFLSIYVYNDFSLGTLSAADFNNLILTVLFLIPITMLMCYFSRLYNSVWTFAGIFELFGAVIASVFSTIGFVVLSQLIIMLNSAHHKSVIYVASYILYFFFFTVLLVFSRFSYRFLRVFSNKKANMDLKDSINVMLIGAGAAGLSILRDISNSGENSFKICCIIDDNEAKWGKYLYGSKIVGGRNSIKEYAEKFKIDEIFIAIPSASPEEISKIVDICHNTKCKLKTLPGIHQLLDGTVSVQKMREVSIEDLLGRTPVKANLESIMSYVSGKVVMVTGGGGSIGSELCRQIANYSPKKLIIVDIYENNAYDIQQELITTYPTLDFEVLIASVRNTERMRSIFKKYRPQIVYHAAAHKHVPLMEHSPNEAVKNNVFGTLRTVRAADEFGTERFVLISTDKAVNPTNVMGATKRICEMIIQTYNNRSKTEFVAVRFGNVLGSNGSVIPLFKKQIAQGGPVKVTHPDIIRYFMTIPEAVSLVLQAGANAKGGEIFVLDMGKPVKILDLATNLIRLSGYTPGKDIKIEFTGLRPGEKLYEELLMNEEGLKSTENELIHIGKPIEFDEKIFLDKLEMLYSAAYDETDDIKPLIRSIVDTYHDPDEINKKVAASAE from the coding sequence ATGTCATTAAAAATTACCAAGATTCCACTAATTCTGAAAAAGATAGCTTTTCTTACAGCAGATGCGCTGTCGGTCGTTATATCTATTTTTCTCAGTATATATGTATATAACGATTTTTCACTCGGCACACTTTCTGCCGCAGACTTTAATAATCTTATTTTAACTGTCCTTTTCTTAATTCCGATAACCATGCTCATGTGTTATTTTTCAAGGCTGTACAACAGCGTATGGACATTTGCGGGAATTTTTGAATTGTTCGGTGCGGTAATTGCATCTGTTTTTTCTACAATCGGATTTGTTGTTTTATCACAGCTCATAATAATGTTAAACAGTGCGCATCATAAAAGCGTTATTTATGTTGCATCATACATTCTGTATTTCTTTTTCTTCACGGTTTTACTTGTTTTTTCAAGGTTTTCATACCGTTTCCTCAGGGTATTTTCCAACAAAAAAGCAAATATGGATTTGAAAGATTCTATAAATGTAATGCTTATCGGTGCAGGTGCCGCAGGACTTTCTATTCTGAGGGATATAAGCAACTCGGGTGAAAACAGTTTTAAAATCTGCTGTATAATTGATGACAATGAAGCAAAATGGGGAAAATACCTTTACGGCAGTAAAATTGTAGGCGGCAGAAACAGTATAAAGGAATATGCAGAAAAATTTAAAATTGATGAAATATTTATCGCCATTCCCTCTGCTTCGCCGGAAGAGATTTCAAAAATTGTAGATATTTGTCACAATACAAAGTGCAAGCTCAAAACTCTTCCCGGAATTCATCAGCTCCTCGACGGAACAGTAAGCGTTCAAAAAATGCGTGAAGTAAGCATAGAGGATCTTCTCGGACGTACACCGGTAAAAGCAAATCTGGAATCCATTATGTCTTATGTCAGCGGCAAGGTAGTTATGGTCACAGGTGGCGGCGGTTCCATAGGAAGCGAGCTTTGCAGACAGATTGCAAATTATTCACCGAAAAAGCTCATTATAGTTGATATTTACGAAAACAATGCTTACGATATACAGCAAGAGCTAATAACAACTTATCCCACGCTTGATTTTGAAGTTCTTATTGCTTCGGTGCGTAACACCGAAAGAATGCGTTCTATTTTCAAAAAGTACCGTCCTCAGATAGTTTATCATGCGGCAGCGCACAAGCATGTTCCGCTTATGGAGCACAGCCCCAACGAAGCTGTTAAAAACAATGTTTTCGGCACTTTACGTACCGTAAGAGCTGCTGACGAGTTTGGCACAGAGCGCTTTGTTCTCATTTCCACCGACAAAGCGGTGAATCCAACTAATGTTATGGGTGCCACCAAGCGTATATGCGAAATGATTATCCAGACCTACAATAACCGTTCCAAAACGGAATTTGTGGCAGTACGTTTCGGAAATGTTTTGGGAAGCAACGGAAGCGTTATCCCTCTTTTCAAAAAGCAGATAGCCCAAGGCGGTCCGGTGAAAGTGACCCATCCGGATATCATACGCTACTTCATGACCATTCCCGAAGCTGTTTCTCTTGTCTTACAGGCGGGCGCTAACGCCAAGGGAGGAGAAATATTCGTTTTGGATATGGGCAAACCCGTAAAAATCCTTGACCTTGCCACAAATCTTATACGTCTTTCGGGCTATACACCCGGCAAGGATATAAAGATAGAATTTACCGGGCTGAGACCGGGCGAAAAGCTTTACGAGGAGCTTCTCATGAACGAGGAAGGTCTGAAAAGCACCGAAAACGAGCTTATACATATCGGGAAACCAATTGAATTTGACGAGAAAATATTTTTGGATAAGCTGGAGATGCTGTACAGTGCCGCATATGATGAAACGGACGACATCAAACCTCTTATACGCAGTATTGTCGATACGTATCATGATCCCGATGAAATAAACAAAAAAGTTGCTGCGAGCGCTGAATAA
- a CDS encoding helix-turn-helix domain-containing protein: MNNKYYAWRNIPERDEYASDNAILMINASGYAQYETTFSMERTRTDYYIMYLTEGEFCVEFNGEMISAGAGDLVFFRPDEKQKYYKTNTERFKYYWIHFTGYAADDMLKICQFEKSGVYRIGLSDNIIQHFKKHFSEFYAKPIEGTYMEISAAANVMELFSLMRKTLENNSVKPGSAEQKIYSSARYINENYTSPLCVEELARREGLCSGYYSKMFTRYFGVSPQNYIIRIRIQNACMMLQQSDMSITEIAQSVGYEDSLYFSRIFRKNLGMSPMNYRMLYRRNSNE; encoded by the coding sequence ATGAACAACAAATATTATGCCTGGAGAAATATACCCGAACGAGATGAGTATGCATCGGACAATGCAATACTCATGATAAATGCTTCCGGATACGCCCAATACGAAACCACCTTCAGCATGGAGCGAACCCGCACCGATTACTATATAATGTATCTGACCGAGGGTGAATTCTGTGTTGAATTCAATGGTGAAATGATAAGCGCAGGTGCAGGAGATCTGGTTTTTTTCCGACCTGATGAAAAGCAAAAATACTATAAAACGAACACAGAACGCTTCAAATATTACTGGATTCATTTTACAGGTTATGCCGCGGATGATATGCTTAAAATATGCCAATTTGAAAAGAGCGGAGTTTACCGCATAGGTTTGAGCGACAATATCATTCAACACTTCAAAAAGCACTTTTCAGAGTTTTATGCCAAGCCGATCGAGGGCACATACATGGAAATTTCAGCCGCAGCAAACGTCATGGAGCTTTTTTCTCTCATGAGAAAAACGCTGGAAAACAACTCTGTAAAGCCAGGGAGCGCAGAACAAAAAATATATTCGTCCGCGCGGTATATAAATGAGAATTACACCTCTCCCCTTTGCGTTGAAGAACTGGCACGCCGCGAGGGGCTTTGCAGTGGTTATTACAGCAAAATGTTTACAAGATACTTCGGAGTTTCTCCCCAGAATTACATAATACGCATACGGATTCAGAATGCTTGCATGATGCTGCAGCAAAGTGACATGAGCATAACCGAGATTGCGCAATCAGTCGGATACGAGGATTCATTGTATTTCAGCCGTATTTTCCGAAAAAATCTCGGAATGTCTCCCATGAACTACCGTATGCTGTACAGGAGGAACAGCAATGAATAA
- a CDS encoding DMT family transporter: MNKLAALSAFLVLMECLFWGLGNVLINVTLQTMPTILCLGIRSAIATFLFFCVFRTRIKQTVKKSHILPCIAIGAVSTASFLTAMLALKYSTATTAGFLISLSVVFTPFFAFFILRTKIDVIILIPIAVIIIGLYYLCGGNIDFTFGFGETIGVICSAFYGLLLTLSKKYLEGIDTTVVSVFQTGFAAVSCLILGFLLEDYTLLMNLPVFNWLSVIFLAVFASFAAFLFQNFALKNLSSVYVSMLFCTESVFSALFAFIIIGERLTIAEAIGAFTVLLGIITASVMSERKKEFKQ, from the coding sequence ATGAATAAACTAGCCGCTTTAAGCGCTTTTCTTGTTCTCATGGAGTGTTTGTTCTGGGGGCTTGGAAATGTACTGATCAACGTAACTCTGCAAACCATGCCTACCATTTTATGCTTGGGTATTCGCTCCGCGATAGCCACCTTTTTGTTTTTCTGTGTTTTCAGGACACGTATCAAACAAACCGTCAAAAAATCACACATTCTGCCCTGTATTGCAATCGGAGCGGTTTCCACCGCGTCATTTCTGACAGCGATGCTGGCGCTTAAATATTCCACTGCGACAACGGCGGGATTTCTTATTTCTCTTTCGGTAGTGTTCACACCGTTTTTCGCATTTTTTATACTGCGTACCAAAATCGATGTTATAATACTTATCCCCATAGCCGTAATAATAATCGGACTGTACTATCTGTGTGGCGGAAATATCGATTTCACTTTCGGCTTTGGTGAAACGATCGGTGTTATATGCTCTGCATTTTACGGATTGCTTCTCACTCTTTCAAAAAAATATCTTGAAGGTATAGATACCACCGTAGTTTCTGTTTTCCAAACGGGTTTTGCCGCAGTTTCATGTCTTATTCTCGGCTTTCTGCTTGAGGACTACACACTGTTGATGAACCTGCCTGTTTTTAACTGGCTGTCTGTTATTTTCCTTGCTGTATTTGCAAGCTTTGCGGCATTTCTGTTTCAGAATTTTGCACTGAAAAACCTTTCGTCCGTGTATGTTTCCATGCTTTTTTGCACTGAAAGCGTATTCAGTGCGTTATTCGCTTTTATCATAATCGGAGAAAGGCTGACTATTGCCGAAGCAATAGGTGCATTTACGGTATTGCTGGGTATAATCACAGCCTCAGTAATGAGCGAAAGAAAAAAGGAATTTAAGCAATAA
- a CDS encoding proline--tRNA ligase: protein MAKDEKRLVEDITPMEEDFASWYTDVVKKTDLIDYSSVKGCMIIRPYGYAIWENIQKTLDGMFKATGHQNVMMPMFIPESLLNKEKDHVAGFAPEVAWVTHGGSEKLAERLCVRPTSETLFCEHYANIIRSYRDLPKLYNQWCSVVRWEKTTRPFLRSREFLWQEGHTMHATAEEAMEETLRMLNVYAEFCEKYLAIPVVKGRKTDKEKFAGAEATFTIEALMHDGKALQAGTSHNFGDGFAKAFDITYLDKDNKLKYCHQTSWGVSTRMIGGIIMTHGDNSGLVLPPAIAPTQVMVIPIAQHKEGVIDKATEIYERLKKIVICDIDITDQSPGWKFAEYEMRGVPLRLEIGPRDIENNACVLARRDNGEKSTVSLDELETIIPQMLENITKSMYEKALARREKMTYDAQTMDELKEVAATKPGFIRAMWCGDEACELKLKEDCDVSSRCMPLDQQGHEGKCVCCGKPATKLVYWGKAY, encoded by the coding sequence ATGGCTAAAGACGAAAAAAGACTCGTCGAAGATATAACTCCCATGGAGGAAGATTTTGCTTCGTGGTATACAGACGTAGTTAAGAAAACAGATTTAATAGATTATTCCAGTGTTAAGGGTTGTATGATTATTCGCCCTTACGGTTATGCGATTTGGGAAAACATTCAGAAGACTCTTGACGGTATGTTCAAGGCAACAGGACATCAGAATGTTATGATGCCTATGTTTATACCGGAATCTCTTCTCAACAAGGAAAAGGATCATGTTGCGGGCTTTGCTCCCGAGGTTGCATGGGTCACTCATGGCGGCAGCGAGAAGCTTGCCGAGCGTCTGTGCGTGCGTCCCACCTCAGAAACCTTATTCTGTGAGCACTACGCAAATATAATCCGCTCATACCGTGATCTTCCCAAGCTCTACAACCAGTGGTGTTCGGTTGTACGCTGGGAAAAAACCACACGTCCCTTCTTACGAAGCCGCGAATTTTTATGGCAGGAAGGTCATACTATGCATGCCACTGCCGAAGAAGCAATGGAAGAGACACTTCGTATGCTTAACGTTTACGCAGAATTCTGCGAAAAATATCTTGCAATACCTGTTGTAAAGGGCAGAAAGACCGATAAAGAAAAATTTGCCGGCGCGGAAGCCACCTTTACCATAGAAGCACTTATGCATGACGGTAAGGCACTTCAGGCCGGTACGAGCCACAATTTTGGCGACGGATTTGCAAAGGCATTCGATATTACTTATCTGGATAAAGATAACAAACTCAAATACTGCCACCAGACTTCATGGGGAGTTTCTACACGTATGATTGGCGGTATAATAATGACTCACGGTGATAACAGCGGTCTTGTTCTCCCACCTGCCATCGCTCCCACTCAGGTAATGGTAATACCCATAGCTCAACACAAAGAAGGCGTTATCGACAAAGCAACCGAAATATACGAAAGACTGAAAAAGATTGTAATATGCGATATAGATATAACCGATCAAAGTCCCGGCTGGAAATTCGCCGAGTACGAAATGCGCGGTGTTCCGCTTCGTCTTGAAATCGGTCCACGTGATATTGAAAATAACGCTTGTGTTTTGGCACGCCGTGACAACGGTGAAAAATCTACCGTAAGTCTGGATGAACTGGAAACCATAATTCCTCAGATGCTTGAAAATATTACCAAATCCATGTACGAAAAAGCACTTGCACGCCGTGAAAAGATGACTTATGATGCCCAAACCATGGATGAGCTTAAAGAAGTTGCCGCAACAAAGCCCGGATTTATACGCGCTATGTGGTGCGGTGATGAAGCATGCGAGCTTAAGCTTAAGGAAGATTGTGACGTTTCTTCCAGATGCATGCCGCTTGACCAACAGGGTCACGAAGGTAAGTGCGTTTGTTGCGGTAAACCTGCTACAAAGCTTGTTTATTGGGGCAAAGCTTATTAA
- a CDS encoding response regulator transcription factor produces the protein MSKTVFCVEDDTNILEMTTYALKTSGFDAFGFSDACSFKKQLEKSVPNLILMDIMLPDGNGLKLLEELKNGQAPLCDIPIIMLTAKTSELDKVKGLDLGADDYITKPFGILELISRVKAVLRRVSTSAEVSRNVTPNTICAGGIELNLLGRTVTYNGQDIPLTFKEFELLHYLLRNRGKALTREEIMNDVWSFDYEGESRTVDMHIKSLRQKLDEGGSTILTVRGVGYKIQ, from the coding sequence TTGTCTAAAACTGTTTTTTGCGTTGAAGACGATACGAATATACTTGAAATGACCACATATGCCCTCAAAACAAGCGGTTTTGATGCCTTCGGCTTCTCCGATGCATGTTCCTTTAAAAAACAGCTTGAGAAGTCTGTACCGAACCTTATACTCATGGATATAATGCTTCCGGACGGTAATGGGCTTAAGCTGTTGGAGGAGCTTAAAAACGGACAAGCTCCTCTTTGCGATATTCCAATCATTATGCTCACAGCAAAAACAAGTGAACTGGATAAGGTTAAGGGGTTGGACTTGGGTGCTGATGACTACATAACAAAGCCCTTTGGGATTTTAGAGTTGATTTCACGCGTAAAAGCCGTCCTTCGCCGTGTCTCCACATCTGCTGAAGTCTCCAGGAATGTTACCCCCAATACAATCTGTGCAGGCGGTATTGAGCTTAATTTACTTGGACGAACCGTCACTTACAACGGTCAGGATATCCCGTTAACTTTTAAAGAATTTGAACTGCTGCACTATTTACTTCGCAACCGCGGTAAAGCACTCACACGTGAAGAGATTATGAACGATGTATGGAGCTTTGACTATGAAGGCGAGAGCCGAACCGTCGACATGCACATTAAATCTCTCCGTCAAAAGTTGGATGAAGGCGGTTCAACCATTCTCACCGTTCGCGGTGTTGGGTATAAAATACAATGA
- a CDS encoding biotin--[acetyl-CoA-carboxylase] ligase, with protein sequence MLCLCIRTMWSKFQTASDMKMVHLLVLQGAEMSLNLRLNSFGADFIKFDSKKIKNKIGECGEVTVLTTVDSTNTYAKKKCFHGIADRSVIIAENQTAGRGRQGKQFYSPDGGLYMTVVFNADGLKSDDIQLLTVYVSVAVSEAIDDVCNAKTGIKWVNDIFVSERKVCGILCEAVFNQKESRVRHYIAGIGINVGEKEFPVDLKNIAGHVKCINGDINDLAAAVIVKIFDILDTYSRDSVLEKYRSKMFLLGKQISFTLNDMQYFGIAHDINQYGNLIVQCGEEYITLSSGEVSLGSSEFTK encoded by the coding sequence TTGTTGTGCCTATGTATCAGAACAATGTGGTCGAAATTCCAGACGGCTTCCGATATGAAAATGGTGCACTTGTTGGTGTTGCAGGGCGCGGAAATGTCGTTGAATTTAAGGTTAAATAGTTTTGGGGCTGATTTTATCAAATTTGATTCAAAAAAAATAAAGAATAAAATAGGTGAGTGCGGTGAAGTCACCGTACTCACCACTGTCGATTCTACAAACACATATGCTAAAAAAAAATGTTTTCATGGTATAGCAGACAGAAGCGTGATAATAGCTGAGAATCAGACCGCAGGACGCGGCAGACAAGGTAAACAGTTCTATTCGCCTGACGGCGGTCTTTATATGACAGTTGTTTTTAACGCGGATGGCCTTAAAAGCGATGATATACAGCTATTGACTGTTTATGTATCCGTGGCGGTATCTGAGGCAATTGATGACGTCTGCAACGCCAAAACAGGCATCAAATGGGTAAACGATATTTTTGTCTCCGAAAGGAAAGTATGCGGTATACTCTGCGAGGCTGTTTTTAATCAGAAAGAGTCAAGGGTAAGACACTACATCGCAGGTATCGGCATAAATGTCGGAGAAAAAGAGTTTCCTGTTGATTTAAAAAATATTGCAGGTCATGTGAAATGTATCAACGGTGATATTAATGACCTTGCAGCTGCTGTTATAGTAAAGATTTTTGATATTTTGGACACGTACTCCCGTGATTCCGTTTTGGAAAAATATCGTTCCAAAATGTTTCTTTTAGGCAAGCAAATTAGTTTTACACTGAACGATATGCAATACTTCGGTATTGCGCATGATATAAACCAATATGGAAATCTTATAGTGCAATGTGGAGAAGAGTATATCACACTTTCTTCAGGTGAGGTTAGTCTGGGGAGCAGTGAATTTACAAAATAG